One window from the genome of Candidatus Binataceae bacterium encodes:
- a CDS encoding amidohydrolase family protein produces the protein MEAMKVVSADSHMTEPADLWVERLDKKYRDDAPRVIRNPRSTGPAYLFVGPGIHPLAVAAAFAAGKGGEALREHMKHGYEAARPSGWDPVERLKDQDLDGVKAEVLYSTLGIAVFNMPDVELQQACLRAYNDWLAEFCRHDPHRLIGIGLYSLKALPDVSEIERCAKMGLKGILILASDSNDKPYSAPGFDPLWRACSEAGLPISLHKPLVSGMPLTSAMPTMADLQIHVIHVVEQCITRLVYGGVFERFPKLKIVSAENDVGWIPNWVHRLDHVFSKVANAAQLPLKPSDYVRRNVWATFQDDPLGPRTWEFFGANNYMWASDFPHADSTFPNSQQVIRENFAGVPEQITHAIVFENANRLYNMGLN, from the coding sequence ATGGAAGCGATGAAGGTCGTATCTGCCGACTCGCACATGACTGAACCCGCCGACCTGTGGGTCGAGCGGCTGGATAAAAAGTATCGCGACGACGCGCCGCGCGTGATCAGGAATCCCAGGTCCACCGGCCCGGCCTACCTGTTCGTCGGCCCGGGAATCCATCCGCTCGCCGTCGCCGCGGCGTTCGCCGCTGGCAAGGGCGGCGAGGCGCTGCGCGAGCACATGAAGCACGGCTACGAGGCCGCGCGGCCAAGCGGATGGGATCCGGTGGAGCGGCTGAAGGACCAGGACCTCGACGGCGTGAAGGCCGAAGTCCTGTACTCGACGCTCGGGATTGCGGTCTTCAACATGCCCGACGTCGAGCTTCAACAAGCCTGCCTGCGCGCATACAACGACTGGCTGGCCGAGTTCTGCCGGCACGATCCGCACCGGCTGATCGGCATCGGACTCTACTCGCTCAAGGCGCTGCCCGACGTCTCCGAGATCGAGCGCTGCGCGAAGATGGGGCTCAAGGGGATCCTGATCCTCGCTTCGGACAGCAATGACAAGCCGTACAGCGCGCCGGGGTTCGATCCGCTATGGCGAGCGTGCTCGGAAGCCGGGCTGCCGATTTCGCTGCACAAGCCGCTGGTGTCGGGGATGCCGCTTACGTCGGCGATGCCGACGATGGCGGACTTGCAGATCCACGTGATCCACGTCGTCGAGCAGTGCATCACGCGCCTTGTCTATGGCGGCGTGTTCGAGCGGTTTCCGAAGCTGAAGATCGTGTCGGCGGAGAACGACGTGGGATGGATTCCCAACTGGGTGCATCGCCTCGACCACGTCTTCTCCAAGGTCGCCAACGCGGCGCAGCTGCCGCTTAAGCCCAGCGACTACGTGCGGCGCAACGTGTGGGCGACCTTCCAGGACGATCCGCTGGGGCCGCGGACCTGGGAGTTCTTCGGCGCCAACAATTACATGTGGGCCTCCGACTTCCCCCACGCCGACTCGACTTTCCCCAACTCGCAGCAGGTGATCCGCGAGAACTTCGCCGGCGTGCCCGAGCAGATCACTCACGCGATCGTTTTCGAGAACGCCAACCGGCTGTATAACATGGGGCTGAATTAA
- a CDS encoding isocitrate lyase/PEP mutase family protein encodes MGDGAKMRARLRELLGGGAMAVGPLLYDGLQAKIAEAAGFPLVYMSGAGTAAARGYPDVGLITMSEMVANLRYIAAAVDVPVVSDADTGYGNPLNVWRTVREYEDAGAAALHIEDQVFPKRCGFLAGKQVIPQAEMIAKVRAACDARRDPNLVIIARCDALAVAGWDETERRCRAYRAAGADLLFVDGIKTRDDLDAYARRLGDLPLLYNGQLLPVPELARYPFRLNVNATILEVMFRTLQSSMTELKASGMVGAVRNRTYDFVNDFFAVLGLGKIRELEQRYVS; translated from the coding sequence ATGGGCGACGGGGCGAAGATGAGAGCGCGGCTGCGCGAGCTGCTGGGCGGCGGCGCGATGGCGGTCGGACCGCTGCTGTACGATGGCTTGCAGGCAAAGATCGCCGAGGCGGCGGGCTTCCCGCTGGTTTACATGTCGGGGGCAGGAACCGCCGCCGCGCGCGGCTATCCCGACGTCGGGCTGATCACGATGAGCGAGATGGTCGCCAACCTGCGCTACATCGCGGCGGCGGTGGACGTTCCGGTGGTTTCCGACGCCGACACCGGCTATGGCAACCCGCTCAACGTCTGGCGCACCGTGCGCGAGTACGAGGACGCGGGCGCCGCGGCGCTCCACATCGAGGACCAGGTCTTCCCCAAACGTTGCGGCTTCCTCGCCGGCAAGCAGGTGATCCCGCAAGCCGAGATGATCGCCAAGGTGCGGGCGGCATGCGACGCGCGGCGCGATCCCAATCTGGTAATCATCGCGCGCTGCGACGCGCTGGCGGTCGCCGGATGGGACGAGACGGAGCGGCGATGCCGCGCCTATCGCGCCGCCGGCGCCGACCTGCTCTTTGTTGACGGGATCAAGACGCGTGACGACCTCGACGCCTACGCCCGGCGGCTTGGCGACCTTCCGCTGCTGTACAACGGCCAGTTGCTGCCAGTGCCCGAACTGGCGCGCTATCCCTTCCGGCTCAATGTCAACGCGACGATCCTCGAAGTGATGTTCCGCACGCTGCAATCGTCGATGACGGAGCTGAAGGCATCGGGCATGGTCGGTGCGGTGCGCAACCGCACCTACGACTTCGTCAACGACTTCTTCGCCGTGCTCGGCCTGGGCAAGATCCGCGAGCTGGAGCAGCGCTACGTGAGCTGA
- a CDS encoding aromatic-ring-hydroxylating dioxygenase subunit beta, producing the protein MGVELHAIERFLYREARLMDSHRYEDWLGLWAEEGPITYWVPCNDDDIDPRVNVSIIYDTRTPLRNRIIRLRETLWLREQAPRLRRLISNVEIENETLSEVTVSSNFILAELHRHNQYLWAGTSLHKLEPAGDGFRIRSKKVVLINNNEPLPNLMFLI; encoded by the coding sequence ATGGGCGTTGAGCTGCACGCGATCGAGCGCTTCCTTTACCGCGAGGCACGCCTGATGGACAGCCATCGGTACGAAGACTGGCTGGGCTTGTGGGCCGAGGAGGGGCCGATTACCTACTGGGTGCCGTGCAACGACGACGACATCGATCCCAGGGTCAACGTGTCGATCATCTACGATACGCGCACGCCGCTGCGTAACCGGATCATCCGGCTGCGCGAGACCTTGTGGCTGCGCGAGCAGGCGCCGCGCCTGCGCCGACTCATCTCGAATGTCGAGATCGAAAACGAGACGCTGAGCGAGGTCACGGTCAGCTCCAATTTCATCCTCGCCGAGCTGCATCGGCACAACCAGTACCTGTGGGCGGGGACCTCGCTGCACAAGCTGGAGCCGGCAGGCGACGGCTTCAGGATCCGCTCGAAGAAGGTCGTCCTGATCAACAACAATGAACCGCTGCCAAACCTGATGTTTCTGATTTGA
- a CDS encoding NAD(P)-binding domain-containing protein, translating to MTKVGFIGLGEQGKPLAINVAKGGLDLMVYDLRPEPVEELSLALELGGELEMELPAAALTRRMIVQMLGERGEKARDSTGLRIDRSRRI from the coding sequence ATGACGAAGGTTGGCTTCATCGGACTCGGCGAGCAGGGCAAACCGCTCGCAATAAATGTCGCGAAGGGCGGCTTGGATCTGATGGTCTACGACCTGCGGCCCGAGCCGGTCGAAGAACTGAGCCTCGCGCTCGAACTGGGCGGCGAGTTGGAGATGGAGCTGCCGGCGGCGGCGCTCACCCGGCGGATGATCGTTCAGATGCTGGGCGAGCGCGGGGAAAAGGCGAGGGATAGCACGGGATTGCGGATTGATCGGAGTCGCCGTATATGA
- a CDS encoding Rieske 2Fe-2S domain-containing protein, translating to MLSTRTDYSELVQDDRVSGRLYYDCAIFEEELAKIWYRDWIYVAHESEIPEPGDYVTRQIGLQPVIVSRDEDHRIHLLLNRCTHRGNTVCQGERGNAHAFRCAYHGWTFNNRGALVGVPYAAGYDGSFRREEYALACVPRMATYRGLIFGSMSAAGPSLEEKLGNAARLIDQFCDLSPEGEVVLRSGVLKHSYKGNWKMALENSVDGYHPNILHHAAMTLITKGRKVDMDAVFGERTDALARDLGGGSAQLDLTTINRKHGGRTVPHGWSPEAWREYLEGMERRYGAERAQEVIANGPPHFCIFPNIIFILNQFRVIQPVSVNETNIYYYPTMLKGAPQEMNQRRLAETYLIHGPAGRVAPDDFEAYERNQVGFQARVNEWLVLRRGLHREHREDGGTRAGHETDETTQRGIWRHYREMMSA from the coding sequence ATGCTTTCGACGCGGACCGACTACAGCGAACTCGTCCAGGACGACCGCGTGAGCGGACGCCTGTACTACGATTGTGCGATCTTCGAGGAAGAGCTCGCGAAGATCTGGTATCGGGACTGGATATACGTTGCGCACGAAAGTGAGATTCCGGAGCCCGGCGACTATGTAACACGGCAGATCGGACTCCAGCCCGTAATCGTCTCGCGCGACGAAGACCACCGAATACACCTGCTGCTCAACCGCTGCACCCATCGCGGCAACACCGTATGTCAGGGCGAGCGCGGCAACGCGCACGCCTTCCGTTGCGCCTATCACGGATGGACCTTCAACAATCGCGGCGCGCTGGTCGGGGTGCCATACGCCGCCGGCTACGACGGCTCGTTCCGCCGCGAGGAGTACGCGCTCGCATGCGTGCCCCGGATGGCGACCTATCGCGGGCTCATCTTCGGCAGCATGAGCGCGGCCGGGCCGAGCCTGGAAGAGAAGCTGGGCAACGCCGCCCGCCTTATCGACCAGTTCTGCGACCTTTCGCCCGAGGGCGAGGTCGTGCTTCGCTCGGGCGTGCTCAAGCATTCGTACAAGGGCAACTGGAAGATGGCGCTGGAGAATTCGGTCGACGGCTACCATCCGAATATCCTGCATCACGCCGCGATGACGCTGATCACCAAGGGGCGCAAGGTTGACATGGATGCGGTCTTCGGCGAGCGCACCGACGCGCTCGCGCGCGACCTCGGCGGCGGCAGCGCCCAACTGGATCTCACTACGATCAACCGCAAGCACGGCGGACGCACGGTGCCGCACGGATGGAGCCCCGAGGCATGGCGCGAATACCTTGAAGGGATGGAGCGACGCTACGGCGCAGAACGCGCGCAAGAGGTAATCGCCAACGGGCCCCCGCACTTCTGCATATTCCCGAATATCATTTTCATCCTTAATCAGTTTCGCGTGATCCAGCCGGTGAGCGTCAACGAGACGAACATCTATTACTATCCGACAATGCTCAAGGGCGCGCCGCAGGAGATGAACCAGCGGCGGCTCGCCGAGACCTACCTGATTCACGGACCTGCCGGGCGCGTTGCGCCAGACGATTTCGAAGCCTACGAGCGCAACCAGGTCGGCTTCCAGGCGCGGGTCAACGAATGGTTGGTGCTGCGCCGCGGGCTCCATCGCGAGCATCGCGAGGACGGCGGCACGCGCGCCGGCCATGAGACCGACGAAACCACCCAGCGCGGCATCTGGCGCCACTATCGCGAGATGATGAGCGCGTAG
- a CDS encoding CoA transferase has product MGTSHPTHVLDGYKILDFTQFIAGPTVTRMMAQMGAEVIKVEIAPGGDRTRELPLVRDGRSGYFVQQNLGKLSLCVDLKNSAGLAIVKELVPKVDVVVENFAPGVIARMGLGYEVVRALNPRAVMCSVSTFGQQGPLAHLPGYDFIAQAYSGITHMIGEEDGPPYFPTAALGDVSTGVHGALAVVAALLHRERTGEGQHLDVALLDAYFHCHHTAIQMYSLSGGRIKPRRTGHHISYGAPCGMFKGHRRYLIIVAGVDHQWNQLCDAMGRPELKSDERFANNQRRTENLSELVRIIEGWIAEMPDDEAAIARLAEYRVPVAPVLSPDEAMALPHLRERGTLTTVNDPILGEFELPGFPLHFSNFPEPAGGGAPLLGEHNEDVLGRYLGYPRERVRELERAAILHRASR; this is encoded by the coding sequence ATGGGCACGAGCCATCCGACGCACGTTCTCGACGGCTACAAAATCCTCGATTTCACCCAGTTTATCGCCGGCCCCACGGTCACGCGGATGATGGCGCAGATGGGCGCCGAGGTGATCAAGGTCGAGATCGCTCCCGGCGGCGATCGCACGCGCGAGCTGCCCCTGGTCCGCGACGGCCGCAGCGGCTACTTCGTCCAGCAGAACCTCGGCAAGCTGAGCCTCTGCGTCGACCTCAAAAACTCCGCCGGGCTCGCGATCGTAAAGGAGCTGGTGCCCAAGGTGGACGTGGTGGTGGAGAATTTCGCGCCGGGAGTCATCGCGCGGATGGGTCTCGGCTATGAGGTCGTCCGCGCGCTCAATCCGCGCGCGGTGATGTGCTCGGTGTCAACCTTCGGTCAGCAGGGCCCGCTCGCCCATCTGCCTGGCTACGACTTCATCGCCCAGGCCTATTCCGGCATCACCCACATGATCGGCGAAGAGGACGGCCCGCCCTACTTCCCGACCGCGGCGCTCGGCGACGTCAGCACCGGCGTGCACGGCGCGCTGGCGGTGGTCGCCGCGCTGCTCCATCGCGAACGCACCGGCGAGGGCCAGCATCTCGACGTCGCGCTGCTCGACGCCTACTTCCACTGCCATCACACGGCGATCCAGATGTACAGCTTGAGCGGCGGCAGGATTAAGCCGCGCCGCACCGGCCATCACATCTCCTACGGCGCGCCGTGCGGGATGTTCAAAGGTCATCGCCGCTACCTGATAATCGTCGCCGGCGTGGACCATCAATGGAACCAGCTGTGCGACGCGATGGGCCGGCCGGAGCTCAAGAGCGACGAGCGCTTCGCGAACAATCAACGGCGGACCGAGAACCTCTCCGAGCTGGTGCGCATCATCGAGGGGTGGATCGCCGAGATGCCGGACGACGAAGCGGCGATCGCGCGGCTTGCCGAATACCGCGTGCCGGTCGCGCCGGTGCTCTCGCCCGACGAAGCGATGGCGCTGCCGCATCTGCGCGAGCGCGGAACGCTGACGACGGTCAACGATCCGATCCTGGGCGAGTTCGAGTTGCCCGGCTTTCCGCTGCACTTCTCGAATTTCCCCGAGCCGGCCGGCGGCGGCGCGCCGCTTTTGGGCGAGCACAACGAGGACGTCCTCGGCCGCTACCTCGGCTACCCGCGCGAGCGCGTGCGCGAACTCGAACGCGCTGCAATCCTGCATCGCGCGTCGCGCTGA
- a CDS encoding sialidase family protein — protein MRTRAIAWGTVAAAALTASLGLAVSRPGHAQPQLTRLERMNAVGARVKRAMGPRVRYLSAAWQTAIGVSNRFDQLTALGLKPSLAEIAAPAVSAPAGHFGPVSSPPDLGVTRFSTFSTSETSTAWCGSNAVVAFNDSGSLLETTLSEGASLVGYSRSTDAGTSFNDLGTPPPLSDTLSMVIGDPVVKCTSRRDFLLSSIFQDCADAFCLTATNGVTVWASSDGGASFGTPVEAVSQDMTQHIVDKDWMTVDPKNPNNIFVTYTDFDVTESNQGCSNPFDVLVSIKLLASTTGLSGFATATPVEVAVGQCNETLQGSQVVVAPDGTIYVAWEKIAVDGVTREIDVAKSSDGGISFGAPVKVAGVGCAGDCSQLQGMIRTNEFPSLAVNTKGKLFMVWNDGDFQVPDALAPLTSGGLSSSYGFTDIKFSRSNDGGGTWSSPVRVNTNPASSFRDHFEPTVAVGSGRIAVCFYDRRNDPLNFLIDRYCANSTDGGATWTNTRITARNFSSVVAQDVLLVTNYMGDYDAMAPDTLAINAGFIDSFAANSSGYPRVRANTF, from the coding sequence ATGAGGACAAGGGCAATCGCCTGGGGGACCGTCGCGGCCGCTGCTCTGACCGCGTCGCTGGGGTTGGCGGTGTCACGGCCGGGGCATGCGCAGCCGCAGCTTACGCGGCTGGAGCGGATGAACGCGGTCGGCGCCCGCGTCAAGCGCGCGATGGGGCCGCGCGTGCGCTACCTGTCGGCCGCATGGCAGACCGCAATCGGCGTCTCCAACCGCTTCGATCAGCTCACGGCGCTGGGGCTCAAGCCGAGCCTGGCCGAGATAGCCGCTCCAGCAGTCTCGGCGCCGGCCGGCCACTTCGGCCCGGTCTCGTCGCCGCCCGATCTCGGAGTTACGCGCTTTTCGACTTTCAGCACGAGTGAGACTTCAACCGCATGGTGCGGCAGCAACGCAGTAGTCGCGTTCAACGACAGCGGAAGCCTGCTCGAAACCACACTCTCCGAAGGCGCGAGCCTCGTTGGATATTCGCGTTCGACGGACGCGGGAACCTCATTCAACGATTTAGGCACTCCGCCGCCGCTTAGCGATACCCTGAGCATGGTCATCGGCGATCCGGTGGTCAAATGCACCAGCAGGCGTGACTTCCTGCTCTCGTCGATCTTCCAGGATTGCGCCGACGCGTTCTGCCTGACCGCCACCAACGGCGTCACCGTATGGGCCTCCAGCGATGGTGGGGCTTCTTTCGGGACTCCGGTTGAGGCCGTCAGCCAGGATATGACTCAACATATCGTGGACAAGGACTGGATGACAGTCGATCCGAAAAATCCCAACAACATCTTCGTTACTTATACGGATTTCGACGTCACCGAGTCGAACCAGGGATGCAGCAATCCGTTCGACGTCCTGGTTTCAATCAAACTGCTCGCTTCCACCACCGGCCTTTCCGGTTTTGCAACCGCGACACCCGTCGAAGTGGCGGTCGGCCAGTGCAATGAGACGCTGCAAGGTTCGCAGGTGGTGGTGGCGCCCGATGGAACGATTTACGTCGCCTGGGAGAAAATCGCGGTTGACGGCGTCACGCGCGAAATCGATGTCGCCAAATCGAGCGACGGGGGCATTTCGTTCGGCGCGCCGGTCAAGGTTGCCGGTGTCGGATGCGCGGGCGACTGTTCCCAGCTCCAGGGGATGATTCGGACCAATGAATTTCCGAGCCTTGCCGTGAACACCAAGGGCAAACTGTTCATGGTCTGGAATGACGGCGACTTTCAGGTGCCCGACGCCCTGGCACCATTGACCAGCGGTGGCTTATCGAGCAGCTACGGCTTCACCGACATCAAGTTCTCCAGGTCGAACGACGGCGGCGGGACCTGGTCCAGCCCGGTTCGGGTAAACACCAACCCGGCATCTTCCTTCAGGGACCACTTCGAACCGACGGTCGCGGTCGGCAGCGGCAGGATCGCGGTCTGTTTCTACGACCGGCGCAACGATCCGCTCAACTTCCTGATCGACCGCTACTGCGCCAATTCGACCGACGGCGGTGCAACCTGGACCAATACCCGAATAACCGCGCGCAACTTCTCCTCCGTGGTTGCCCAGGACGTGCTGCTCGTCACCAATTACATGGGCGACTACGACGCGATGGCGCCGGATACGCTGGCGATCAACGCCGGCTTCATCGACAGCTTCGCCGCCAACTCGTCCGGCTATCCGCGGGTGAGGGCAAATACCTTTTGA
- a CDS encoding TIGR03619 family F420-dependent LLM class oxidoreductase gives MKFGLFGVNMHPCTTPEAIARAAHAAEAAGFDSLWGGEHIVLADPQAPPSPMPPRTQFVDLCAAMAYAAAHTRALRLATGIIILPLRNPVVLAKQLASVDVVSNGRLMFGVGIGNLRFEFDAVGMPFDRKGLRAEEALGVIKALWTMERPRYAGRFFRLDGVRAEPRPLQRPHPPIIFGGKTTHAFSRTARLGDGWFGYGLGLEAAAQCIEGIRRACAEHGREFERIEISVTPRDRPDRELVRRYAELGVSRIVVAPRVRGIDEFVRAIEEAADELVR, from the coding sequence ATGAAGTTCGGCCTGTTCGGAGTCAACATGCATCCGTGCACGACGCCCGAGGCGATCGCGCGTGCCGCGCATGCGGCGGAGGCGGCCGGCTTCGACAGCTTGTGGGGCGGCGAGCACATCGTGCTCGCCGACCCGCAGGCGCCGCCGTCGCCGATGCCGCCGCGCACGCAGTTCGTCGATCTGTGCGCGGCGATGGCGTACGCCGCCGCCCATACGCGCGCCCTGCGCCTCGCCACCGGCATCATCATCCTGCCTCTGCGCAACCCGGTCGTACTTGCCAAGCAGCTCGCCTCGGTTGACGTCGTTTCGAACGGGCGCCTGATGTTCGGGGTCGGAATCGGCAACCTGCGCTTCGAGTTCGACGCGGTCGGGATGCCTTTCGATCGCAAGGGGCTGCGCGCCGAGGAGGCGCTGGGCGTGATCAAGGCGCTGTGGACGATGGAACGCCCGCGCTATGCGGGCCGTTTCTTCCGCCTCGACGGGGTGCGCGCCGAGCCGCGTCCGCTCCAGCGGCCGCATCCGCCGATTATCTTCGGCGGCAAGACCACGCACGCGTTCAGCCGCACCGCGCGGCTGGGCGACGGGTGGTTCGGCTATGGGCTTGGCCTCGAGGCTGCCGCGCAATGTATCGAGGGGATCCGGCGCGCCTGTGCCGAGCACGGCCGCGAGTTCGAGCGGATCGAGATCAGCGTAACGCCCAGGGACAGACCAGACCGCGAACTCGTGCGGCGCTACGCCGAGCTCGGGGTGAGTCGAATCGTCGTAGCCCCGCGCGTACGCGGCATCGATGAGTTTGTTCGCGCAATCGAGGAGGCGGCGGACGAACTGGTCCGCTGA
- a CDS encoding CoA transferase codes for MNALAMPLEGIRVIDFTAYWAGPLPSAIMADLGAEVIKVESIQRPDQFRIVAVAGDPAEVYERSAPFNATNRNKLGLTLDLTRAEGVRLFLALVRRSDAVVQNYSPRVMPQLGLSYERLREANPAIVLTSVSGFGQEGPWRDYVSFAAIGEALSGISGLSGYDGEGALIHGVGVSDPFAGYLAAFATLAAVHHARATGQGQHVDVSQLEASMQYIADALIECEFTGGVRERAANDDPAMAPHGAFPARGDDAWITISVATDEQWRALGAAMGAPAWTREARFATALARRHNREALNALLAQWTVRFDRHELARDLQARGVPAAPVLAPADLIKDPQLEAAGFFQHVDHPVAGRHPYPSYPARFDGEYPPIKRVGPMLGQDNRYVLSQILGLGDGEIARLEADKIIGTRPLFGGG; via the coding sequence ATGAACGCGCTGGCGATGCCGCTTGAGGGAATCCGAGTGATCGACTTCACCGCCTACTGGGCGGGGCCGCTACCGAGCGCGATCATGGCCGACCTCGGCGCGGAAGTTATCAAGGTCGAGTCGATCCAGCGCCCCGATCAGTTCCGGATCGTCGCAGTGGCCGGCGACCCGGCCGAGGTCTACGAGCGTTCGGCGCCGTTCAACGCAACCAACCGCAACAAGCTCGGGCTGACCCTCGACTTGACGCGCGCCGAGGGGGTGCGCCTGTTCCTCGCGCTGGTGCGGCGCAGCGACGCAGTGGTGCAGAATTACTCGCCGCGCGTGATGCCGCAGCTCGGGCTCTCCTACGAACGTCTGCGCGAGGCTAATCCGGCGATCGTGCTGACCTCGGTGTCGGGCTTCGGCCAGGAGGGGCCGTGGCGCGACTACGTCTCGTTCGCCGCCATCGGCGAGGCGCTCTCGGGCATCTCGGGACTGAGCGGCTATGACGGCGAGGGGGCGCTGATCCACGGCGTCGGCGTCTCCGACCCGTTCGCGGGCTATCTCGCGGCCTTCGCGACGCTCGCCGCCGTCCATCACGCGCGCGCGACCGGGCAGGGACAGCACGTTGACGTCTCGCAGCTTGAGGCGAGCATGCAGTACATCGCGGACGCGCTCATCGAGTGCGAGTTCACCGGAGGCGTGCGCGAGCGCGCCGCCAACGACGATCCCGCGATGGCGCCGCACGGAGCATTTCCGGCGCGCGGCGACGACGCCTGGATAACGATAAGCGTCGCGACGGACGAACAATGGCGTGCGCTCGGCGCGGCGATGGGCGCTCCGGCGTGGACGCGCGAGGCGCGCTTCGCGACAGCGCTTGCGCGCCGCCACAATCGCGAGGCGCTCAACGCGCTGCTCGCGCAATGGACCGTGCGCTTCGACCGCCACGAGCTTGCGCGCGACCTCCAGGCGCGCGGCGTGCCGGCGGCGCCGGTGCTCGCCCCGGCTGACCTGATCAAGGATCCGCAGCTTGAGGCGGCGGGCTTCTTCCAGCACGTGGACCATCCGGTCGCCGGACGCCATCCGTACCCGTCCTACCCGGCGCGTTTCGACGGCGAGTATCCGCCGATCAAACGGGTCGGACCGATGCTCGGGCAGGACAACCGCTACGTGCTCTCGCAGATTCTCGGGCTCGGCGACGGCGAGATCGCGCGCTTGGAAGCGGATAAGATCATCGGCACGCGCCCACTGTTCGGCGGTGGATAG
- a CDS encoding CaiB/BaiF CoA-transferase family protein, which yields MTDLLRDIRVVELSDGCAAAFCGRLFARCGADVVLVERPRGGSAVRWEPPFLDDQPGTERGGLFMFTAAGKRSMTLDTSHPDGATLLGRLLERADVLIDDRGAAADTGSPAKANPRLVHLVFRNFTPGGPYEKWLAGELQLAALGGWMAQLGEPRRTPLVSNSRTMTAFVPGVVGAIAALAAVRGARAGGRGRRIDVAAQEALLFTTRFNETFLSSTGIEIKRAGDRFTGWAAYRTFKAADGDVTAAAATDAQIEKLMELAGVAGDPRFATRKDRESRIDEFGVAVGKWIAAHSREHVFKVCQENRVPMGKVSRVDEVPEMEQVKARGFFEQVEHPVAGRRRMPGGPAKFGGEWPRVRRPPILGEHTAEILRGELGCSGEDVAALAAMGVI from the coding sequence ATGACCGATCTGCTGAGAGACATCCGCGTGGTTGAGCTGAGCGACGGATGCGCGGCCGCTTTCTGCGGAAGGCTGTTCGCGCGATGCGGCGCCGACGTAGTGCTGGTCGAACGCCCGCGCGGCGGCAGCGCGGTGCGCTGGGAACCGCCGTTTCTCGACGACCAACCGGGCACCGAGCGCGGCGGGCTCTTCATGTTCACCGCCGCCGGCAAGCGCAGCATGACGCTCGACACCTCGCATCCCGACGGCGCAACGCTTCTCGGCCGCCTGCTCGAACGCGCCGACGTCCTGATCGACGACCGCGGCGCTGCTGCCGACACCGGGTCCCCGGCGAAGGCCAACCCGCGGCTCGTTCATCTCGTCTTCCGCAACTTCACGCCCGGCGGCCCTTACGAAAAGTGGCTTGCGGGCGAGCTTCAGCTCGCCGCGCTCGGCGGATGGATGGCGCAGCTAGGCGAACCGCGGCGCACACCGCTGGTCAGCAACAGCCGCACGATGACCGCGTTCGTGCCGGGCGTGGTCGGCGCGATCGCGGCGCTGGCGGCAGTGCGCGGCGCGCGCGCAGGCGGGCGCGGCCGGCGGATTGACGTTGCCGCGCAGGAGGCGCTGCTCTTCACCACGCGCTTCAACGAAACCTTCCTCTCCTCGACCGGGATCGAGATCAAACGCGCTGGCGACCGCTTCACGGGATGGGCCGCCTATCGCACGTTCAAAGCCGCCGACGGCGACGTCACCGCGGCCGCCGCCACCGACGCGCAAATCGAAAAGCTGATGGAGCTGGCGGGCGTCGCCGGCGATCCGCGCTTCGCCACGCGCAAGGACCGCGAGTCGCGCATCGACGAGTTCGGCGTCGCCGTCGGAAAGTGGATCGCGGCGCACAGCCGCGAGCACGTCTTCAAGGTCTGCCAGGAGAACCGCGTCCCGATGGGCAAGGTCAGCCGCGTGGACGAAGTGCCCGAGATGGAGCAGGTCAAAGCGCGCGGCTTTTTCGAACAAGTCGAGCATCCGGTCGCGGGGCGCCGGCGAATGCCTGGCGGCCCGGCGAAGTTCGGCGGCGAGTGGCCGCGCGTGCGGCGCCCACCGATACTTGGTGAGCATACGGCGGAAATCCTGCGCGGCGAGCTCGGATGCTCGGGCGAGGACGTGGCGGCGCTCGCCGCGATGGGTGTTATATGA